Proteins from a genomic interval of Actinoalloteichus hymeniacidonis:
- a CDS encoding ABC transporter substrate-binding protein, translating into MRENTFGHRLGAVLAAALLTTACTSGDVGDADAETGQTLTLWTRAATEAQTRAFVDTYNDLGRNTVELTVVPNDTYLQQVATAAGGRSLPDLLGADVVYARNFIRHGFYTDLGDRLAETDLLDELAPAHLDAATADGAQYAVPHTLDLSLIFYNKVLYREAGLDPERPPTSLPEMMEHAEAISALGDGISGTYFGGNCPGCLLFTLWPMVWADGGEILTPDGTASAMDSETIGPILQTYRDAYAEGLAPESAAQENGISWLQPFAQGTVGVAPLGSTMLRLMPEHEGLEIGVAPIRGMDGGESTFVGGDVLGITATSTKTAAAWDFLSWTLTEDVQREVLTSGGDVSVRTDIAPTDGTDPHLRTFHQVVDLGRVPTAVNFGATFNDPQGPWLQFARAAIFGPDPVDTTIAEHRPRLDSALDVAG; encoded by the coding sequence GTGCGTGAGAACACCTTCGGCCACCGCCTGGGCGCCGTGCTCGCCGCCGCCCTGCTCACCACCGCCTGCACCTCGGGCGACGTCGGCGATGCAGACGCCGAGACCGGACAGACCCTCACCCTCTGGACCCGCGCCGCCACCGAGGCCCAGACCAGGGCCTTCGTCGACACCTACAACGACCTCGGCCGCAACACCGTCGAGCTGACGGTGGTACCCAACGACACCTACCTTCAACAGGTCGCCACCGCAGCAGGCGGGCGCAGTCTGCCCGACCTCCTCGGCGCGGACGTCGTCTACGCCAGGAACTTCATCCGCCACGGCTTCTACACCGACCTCGGCGACCGACTCGCCGAGACGGACCTCCTCGACGAGCTCGCACCCGCCCACCTGGACGCCGCGACCGCCGACGGCGCCCAGTACGCGGTCCCGCACACCCTCGACCTCTCCCTGATCTTCTACAACAAGGTGCTCTACCGAGAAGCAGGTCTGGACCCCGAACGACCTCCGACCAGCCTGCCCGAGATGATGGAGCACGCCGAGGCGATCTCCGCCCTGGGCGACGGAATCTCCGGCACCTACTTCGGCGGCAACTGCCCCGGCTGCCTGCTGTTCACCCTCTGGCCGATGGTCTGGGCCGACGGGGGCGAGATCCTCACCCCCGACGGCACCGCCTCCGCCATGGACAGCGAGACCATCGGCCCGATCCTCCAGACCTACCGGGACGCCTACGCCGAAGGACTGGCACCGGAATCGGCCGCACAGGAGAACGGCATCAGCTGGCTGCAACCCTTCGCCCAGGGCACGGTCGGCGTCGCCCCCCTCGGCTCGACGATGCTGCGACTGATGCCCGAACACGAAGGCCTGGAGATCGGCGTCGCACCCATCCGAGGAATGGACGGCGGCGAGTCGACCTTCGTCGGCGGCGACGTCCTCGGCATCACCGCCACCTCGACCAAGACCGCCGCCGCCTGGGACTTCCTGTCCTGGACACTCACCGAGGACGTCCAACGCGAGGTGCTCACCTCAGGTGGCGACGTCAGCGTCCGCACCGACATCGCCCCGACCGACGGCACCGACCCACACCTACGCACCTTCCACCAGGTCGTCGACCTCGGCCGAGTCCCCACCGCCGTCAACTTCGGGGCGACCTTCAACGACCCGCAGGGCCCCTGGCTGCAGTTCGCCCGAGCGGCCATCTTCGGCCCCGACCCCGTGGACACCACGATCGCCGAGCACCGACCACGACTCGACTCCGCCCTCGACGTCGCGGGCTGA
- a CDS encoding LacI family DNA-binding transcriptional regulator has translation MGRDSRGEQKRSITLTDVARLAGVSVATASKALNGRRQVRDETRQRVLAAAETLSFTPNPFAQALNMPRSGTVGMLTSDLEGRFALPIMMGAEDAFGSGATSVLLCDARGDAERERKHVEALLARRVDGLIVVGSRTDPRPSLGQRLPVPVVYAYAPSDDDADVSFVPDNIRGGALAVEHLVAGGRRRIALLAGDADYAAARDRVAGVTEALQAAGLELVGGAASFGPWSEAWGRRVTAELLDSDPEVDAVLCGNDQVARGALETLRERGRRVPEDVWVAGFDDWEVLTTSSRPPLTSVDMNLEELGRTAARHLFHAIDGQRHGGIVTLPVRLVVRESTGGAENGAD, from the coding sequence ATGGGCCGTGACAGCCGGGGCGAGCAGAAGCGTTCGATCACCCTCACCGACGTCGCCCGGCTCGCCGGGGTCTCGGTGGCCACGGCGTCGAAGGCGCTGAACGGCAGACGGCAGGTTCGCGACGAGACTCGGCAACGGGTCCTGGCCGCGGCCGAGACCCTGTCGTTCACCCCCAATCCCTTCGCGCAGGCCTTGAACATGCCCCGATCCGGCACCGTCGGGATGCTCACCAGTGACCTGGAGGGCCGCTTCGCGCTGCCGATCATGATGGGGGCGGAGGACGCCTTCGGATCCGGTGCGACCTCTGTGCTGCTCTGCGATGCCCGGGGGGACGCCGAACGCGAGCGCAAGCATGTCGAGGCGCTGCTCGCCCGGCGGGTGGACGGGCTGATCGTGGTGGGATCGCGTACCGACCCCCGGCCGAGTCTGGGCCAGCGGTTGCCCGTTCCGGTGGTCTACGCGTATGCGCCGTCCGACGACGACGCCGACGTCTCCTTCGTGCCGGACAACATCCGAGGCGGCGCCCTCGCCGTGGAACACCTGGTGGCGGGCGGTCGACGACGTATCGCGCTGTTGGCGGGCGATGCCGACTACGCCGCCGCGCGCGACCGGGTCGCCGGCGTGACCGAGGCCCTGCAGGCGGCCGGGCTCGAACTCGTCGGCGGCGCCGCGTCCTTCGGGCCGTGGTCCGAGGCATGGGGCAGGCGGGTCACCGCCGAACTGCTCGATTCCGATCCGGAGGTGGACGCGGTGTTGTGCGGCAACGACCAGGTCGCGCGGGGCGCGTTGGAGACGTTGCGGGAGCGCGGCCGCCGGGTGCCGGAGGATGTCTGGGTGGCGGGTTTCGACGACTGGGAGGTGCTGACCACCAGTTCTCGGCCGCCGTTGACCAGTGTGGACATGAACTTGGAGGAGTTGGGGCGCACGGCGGCCCGGCATCTGTTCCACGCGATCGACGGGCAGCGCCACGGCGGGATAGTGACCCTGCCGGTGCGGTTGGTGGTGCGGGAGTCGACCGGCGGCGCCGAGAACGGCGCGGACTAG
- a CDS encoding GNAT family N-acetyltransferase: MTIVLATPGSDGLDAAVVALREWQSDAAPRQLHPGDVGWFWQLGAQATAAAVRTWSRDGRILAVGLLDGPGLLRITTAPETRRDRELARSVIADVIEPGRGVLPEGAVDVEAPPDALILDQLLEAGWVAGEPWTPLHRDLTEPVPPPAGRIEVVDADRVADRVEVQRAAFGGSSFTTQRWQAMAAGSLYRDARCLIAYADSGAAAAIVTVWSAGPGKPGLLEPLGVHPDHRRRGHGTAITVAAAAALRELGASSAFVCTPSGNLGAVPTYVSAGFQPHAEVRDAHRPG; this comes from the coding sequence ATGACGATCGTGCTGGCCACCCCGGGAAGCGACGGACTGGACGCAGCCGTGGTCGCGCTACGCGAATGGCAATCCGACGCGGCACCGCGACAACTGCATCCGGGCGATGTGGGCTGGTTCTGGCAACTCGGGGCCCAGGCCACCGCTGCGGCGGTGCGGACGTGGAGCCGAGACGGCCGGATCCTCGCCGTCGGACTGCTCGACGGACCCGGCCTGCTGCGGATCACGACCGCACCCGAGACACGGCGCGACCGGGAGCTGGCACGATCGGTGATCGCCGACGTGATCGAGCCGGGACGCGGTGTCCTACCCGAGGGTGCGGTCGACGTCGAGGCGCCACCCGACGCACTGATCCTGGACCAGCTGCTCGAGGCGGGCTGGGTCGCCGGTGAACCCTGGACACCGCTGCACCGCGATCTGACCGAACCGGTACCACCGCCCGCCGGTCGGATCGAGGTGGTCGACGCGGACCGTGTTGCGGACCGAGTCGAGGTCCAGCGGGCGGCGTTCGGCGGCTCGTCCTTCACCACCCAACGCTGGCAGGCCATGGCGGCGGGCTCGCTCTACCGCGATGCCCGTTGTCTCATCGCCTATGCCGATTCGGGCGCCGCGGCCGCGATCGTGACGGTGTGGTCGGCAGGACCGGGCAAGCCGGGACTGCTGGAACCGCTGGGCGTGCACCCGGATCATCGACGCCGAGGCCACGGCACCGCGATCACCGTCGCCGCAGCCGCCGCGCTCCGGGAACTAGGCGCATCGAGCGCCTTCGTCTGCACGCCCAGCGGCAACCTCGGCGCCGTACCCACCTACGTGTCGGCGGGTTTCCAACCGCACGCCGAGGTGCGCGACGCGCACCGGCCCGGCTAG
- a CDS encoding Ig-like domain-containing protein, which produces MSPRRAAGPTATRSQSGRPPRVWQPNLTATRPRRLPVLAAAVILLAPAALGPTAFGQTDTSGIGEFANDTIGHPRFSGDAEPVPPLPAPFRVDGTLAAGYEADLAAGDGTDFWMDRMLARHGDDPAGDWLFTRGRAAFMKTHQPGVLGFGGQLAYWESIDDRPGYTIELATDGTALDLTEDISARRQVPSHWRSEFDAGGGLSVVQRKFITDANVLVTDLEVRNAGASDRVLDISAASPYATEPTEDELTGVHSVRNDLTTLHPRFSGTDMAVQDGELRASMVIPAGDTVHTSVRLGLLTEEIPAARTEYEAIRTAEPGVAFRDHVREYNRWWSENLPYLDVPSADVGKTLYYRWWLLRYNFLDADIPGDDYQFPTAVEGVLGYNNSIALTSGMFVDDLKYLRDPAWAYGTWVSTGETSRGGRFSDNPGDPENWSNSYTQYLAEAAWQSYQVHGGPDGIVRNLARYAEGDVRDQLATYDHDGNGLIEYDWGAMTGNDADAVSFHWRAGQLDRAESGYVFAGARAAAEAYELLGEADKAAELDEIAERIRAATLEYLWDPADRMIKHRHVATDALVPWKEGNNFIPYAVGLMPDEPEYVDALRLLADRREYPVFPFFTANQADKAAAAQQGHPGTNNFSVINAQRYLDVYSAALRDYPSEHVTPELYEKLLLWNAWSHYVDGDNRWPDQNEFWADASPDPQHIGYRSWIHHTMLGTTNYTIIEDVAGLRPRTDTTVELWPIDLGWDHFAVENLRYRGGDLTIVWDQPGDGARHYGTDIPEGYSLYLDGERVLTLDTLTPVHYDPTTGEIEFPDEPAEILHQAAGSVTEAAQVAFTDDSRVVDVFAKAGRDIGSTRDATNLAEGAPASASYSAPGREPAGAVDGTTINEPYWSTEGSAQNQHSFEVALDSGQTVDEVRLFFRNDKQPRGHREPALYTVSYLDDGQWRAVTEPVRTPAYPRANHNEIRFAPVETSALRVDLTAQPGHPIALKEFQAFATGEPPTDSHDLAPQVRTRVDTGHRVPGQARLIGIVKDDGLPTGEVHSTWTVADAPDGATVILEDDSVPTTIARFDTEGTYTLTLTATDGAQQTSDQVVVTVDALPERRNLAVDATATASFSANGTPVTALNDGRDPDSSTDRPFWGTWPQRTEQWVEYTWDSPVRIDRSEMYFFRDVQPGAPDGIAVPAAWRLEYWDDDAEEFVPISGADDYGVAADRYNVTEFDPVTTTRLRAVLSNNPGLSVGIGQWRILAQQPSEIRPIHVPTTREVLPEPPSTVTLVYPGGATSEVEVAWPAIDPDQVADGGTSFTVNGITDVSALLASATIWVRTSDAVQITSLDPWEIGTTAGHAPNLPSTVVATYNDGSKDSSIPVTWQEIDPDDYARPGEFEVTGTVETTGHVAVARVVVT; this is translated from the coding sequence GTGTCTCCACGTCGCGCCGCCGGTCCGACGGCCACCCGATCGCAGTCGGGCAGGCCACCCAGGGTGTGGCAGCCGAACCTGACCGCAACCCGGCCCCGGCGCCTCCCGGTCCTGGCCGCTGCCGTGATCCTGCTCGCCCCGGCGGCCCTCGGCCCGACGGCGTTCGGGCAGACCGACACCTCCGGAATCGGGGAGTTCGCCAACGACACCATCGGCCACCCGAGATTCAGCGGCGACGCCGAACCGGTGCCGCCGCTGCCCGCGCCCTTCCGGGTCGACGGCACCCTCGCGGCAGGCTACGAGGCCGACCTCGCGGCGGGAGACGGCACCGACTTCTGGATGGACCGGATGCTCGCGCGCCACGGCGACGATCCCGCCGGCGACTGGCTGTTCACCAGGGGCCGCGCGGCCTTCATGAAGACCCACCAGCCCGGCGTGCTCGGCTTCGGCGGCCAACTCGCCTACTGGGAGAGCATCGACGATCGACCCGGCTACACGATCGAACTCGCCACCGACGGCACGGCACTCGACCTGACCGAGGACATCTCGGCCCGCAGACAGGTACCCAGCCACTGGCGCAGCGAGTTCGACGCGGGCGGCGGCCTCTCCGTGGTGCAACGCAAGTTCATCACCGACGCCAACGTGCTGGTCACCGACCTCGAAGTGCGCAACGCCGGTGCCTCGGATCGAGTACTGGACATCTCGGCGGCATCGCCGTACGCCACCGAGCCCACCGAGGACGAACTCACCGGAGTCCACTCGGTCCGCAACGACCTCACCACCCTGCACCCTCGGTTCTCCGGGACCGACATGGCCGTCCAGGACGGCGAACTGCGGGCGAGCATGGTGATCCCCGCAGGCGACACCGTCCACACGAGTGTGCGACTCGGACTGCTCACCGAGGAGATCCCGGCCGCGCGTACCGAGTACGAGGCCATCCGAACCGCCGAACCCGGAGTGGCCTTCCGTGACCACGTGCGGGAGTACAACCGCTGGTGGAGCGAGAATCTGCCCTACCTCGACGTGCCATCGGCCGACGTCGGCAAGACCCTCTACTACCGCTGGTGGCTGCTGCGCTACAACTTCCTCGACGCCGACATCCCCGGCGACGACTACCAGTTCCCCACCGCCGTCGAAGGCGTACTGGGCTACAACAACTCCATCGCCCTGACCTCCGGCATGTTCGTCGACGACCTCAAATACCTCCGCGACCCGGCGTGGGCCTACGGCACCTGGGTCTCGACGGGGGAGACCTCCCGAGGCGGTCGATTCTCCGACAACCCCGGCGACCCGGAGAACTGGAGCAACAGCTACACCCAGTACCTCGCCGAGGCGGCCTGGCAGTCCTACCAGGTCCACGGCGGGCCCGACGGGATCGTGCGCAACCTCGCCCGCTACGCCGAGGGCGACGTGCGCGATCAACTCGCCACCTACGACCACGACGGCAACGGCCTCATCGAGTACGACTGGGGCGCGATGACCGGCAACGACGCCGACGCGGTGTCCTTCCACTGGCGCGCCGGTCAACTCGACCGCGCCGAATCGGGTTACGTCTTCGCCGGTGCCCGGGCCGCAGCCGAGGCCTACGAACTACTGGGCGAGGCGGACAAGGCCGCCGAACTCGACGAGATCGCCGAACGCATCCGTGCCGCGACCCTGGAATACCTGTGGGACCCGGCCGACCGCATGATCAAACACCGTCATGTGGCCACCGACGCCCTGGTGCCGTGGAAAGAAGGAAACAATTTCATACCGTACGCAGTCGGCCTGATGCCCGATGAACCCGAATACGTCGACGCGCTGCGGCTGTTGGCCGATCGCCGCGAGTATCCGGTGTTCCCCTTCTTCACCGCCAACCAGGCGGACAAAGCGGCCGCAGCACAGCAGGGCCATCCCGGCACGAACAACTTCTCCGTCATCAACGCCCAGCGCTACCTCGACGTGTACAGCGCGGCACTGCGGGACTATCCCTCCGAACACGTCACCCCGGAGTTGTACGAGAAGCTGCTGCTGTGGAATGCCTGGTCGCACTACGTCGACGGCGACAACCGCTGGCCCGACCAGAACGAGTTCTGGGCCGACGCGAGCCCCGACCCGCAGCACATCGGCTACCGCTCCTGGATCCACCACACCATGCTGGGCACCACCAACTACACGATCATCGAGGACGTCGCAGGCCTGCGACCCCGGACCGACACCACGGTGGAACTCTGGCCGATCGACCTCGGCTGGGACCACTTCGCCGTGGAGAACCTGCGCTATCGCGGCGGCGACCTGACGATCGTCTGGGACCAACCCGGGGACGGCGCCCGGCACTACGGCACCGATATCCCGGAGGGCTACTCCCTCTACCTCGACGGCGAACGCGTTCTCACCCTAGACACGCTCACCCCGGTGCACTACGACCCGACCACCGGCGAGATCGAGTTCCCCGACGAACCGGCGGAGATACTGCACCAGGCGGCGGGCTCGGTCACCGAGGCAGCGCAGGTCGCCTTCACCGACGACAGCCGCGTGGTCGACGTCTTCGCCAAGGCGGGCCGCGACATCGGCAGCACCCGCGACGCGACCAACCTCGCCGAGGGCGCCCCGGCCTCGGCCTCCTACTCCGCACCGGGCCGCGAACCGGCGGGAGCGGTCGACGGCACCACGATCAACGAGCCGTACTGGAGCACCGAGGGCTCCGCGCAGAACCAGCACTCCTTCGAGGTCGCCCTGGACTCCGGCCAGACCGTCGACGAGGTGCGACTGTTCTTCCGCAACGACAAACAGCCACGCGGCCACCGGGAACCCGCGCTCTACACCGTCTCCTACCTCGACGACGGCCAATGGCGCGCGGTCACCGAACCGGTCCGCACCCCCGCCTACCCCAGGGCCAACCACAACGAGATCCGGTTCGCCCCGGTCGAGACCTCGGCACTGCGGGTGGACCTCACCGCACAACCGGGACACCCGATCGCACTCAAGGAATTCCAGGCCTTCGCCACGGGGGAGCCGCCTACCGACTCCCACGATCTCGCCCCGCAGGTGCGGACCAGGGTGGACACCGGGCACCGCGTGCCCGGCCAGGCGCGCCTGATCGGCATCGTCAAGGACGACGGCCTGCCCACCGGCGAGGTACACAGCACCTGGACCGTCGCCGACGCCCCCGACGGGGCCACCGTGATCCTCGAGGACGACTCGGTGCCCACGACCATCGCGAGATTCGACACCGAGGGCACCTACACCCTCACGCTGACCGCCACCGACGGCGCACAGCAGACCAGCGACCAGGTCGTGGTCACGGTCGACGCCCTACCCGAGCGACGCAACCTCGCGGTGGACGCGACCGCCACGGCCTCCTTCAGTGCCAACGGCACCCCGGTCACCGCCCTCAACGACGGCCGCGATCCCGACTCCTCCACCGACCGACCGTTCTGGGGAACCTGGCCGCAACGCACCGAACAATGGGTCGAGTACACCTGGGACTCGCCGGTCCGCATCGACCGCTCGGAGATGTACTTCTTCCGCGACGTGCAGCCCGGTGCCCCCGACGGCATCGCGGTCCCGGCGGCCTGGCGGCTGGAGTACTGGGACGACGACGCCGAGGAGTTCGTGCCGATCTCCGGCGCCGACGACTACGGGGTGGCCGCCGACCGCTACAACGTGACGGAGTTCGACCCGGTGACCACCACCCGCCTGCGAGCCGTGCTGTCCAACAACCCGGGACTGTCGGTGGGCATCGGCCAGTGGAGGATCCTCGCCCAGCAACCGAGCGAGATCCGGCCGATCCACGTGCCCACCACCCGCGAGGTCCTTCCCGAACCGCCCTCGACGGTCACCCTCGTCTACCCCGGTGGCGCGACGAGCGAGGTCGAGGTGGCGTGGCCCGCCATCGACCCGGACCAGGTCGCCGACGGCGGCACCTCGTTCACCGTCAACGGGATAACCGACGTCTCGGCTCTGCTCGCGAGCGCCACGATCTGGGTGCGCACCTCCGACGCCGTCCAGATCACCAGCCTCGATCCCTGGGAGATCGGCACCACCGCAGGCCACGCGCCGAACCTGCCGAGCACGGTCGTGGCCACCTACAACGACGGCTCCAAGGACAGCTCGATCCCGGTGACCTGGCAGGAGATCGACCCCGACGACTACGCCCGCCCCGGCGAATTCGAGGTGACCGGCACCGTCGAGACCACGGGCCACGTCGCGGTGGCACGGGTGGTGGTCACCTAG
- a CDS encoding DUF2306 domain-containing protein translates to MTTSTDSPSAQPDGTQAPPRRAGGSKPWWRRPWVVPLLFLAVAFVGFSLPPYLTGDEELARVPIPDGLAFYYPTLVAHVVFSSVAMVTGVFQVWPWFRGRFRAAHRVLGRVYVLAGCLPGGITGLVIAIHTPFGPVAQVSSSILAILWLAFTINGFRTARARRFADHRVWMIRSFTLTMSIISNRLWGALATILLSPRVDSTFQGSQIAFDHAISGLANWLGWTVPLFAVEAWLQWGRQRSRRNANRTRTSQR, encoded by the coding sequence ATGACCACCTCCACCGATTCGCCCTCGGCGCAGCCGGACGGCACGCAGGCACCCCCTCGACGGGCCGGTGGGTCCAAGCCATGGTGGCGGCGGCCGTGGGTCGTGCCGTTACTCTTCCTCGCCGTCGCCTTCGTCGGCTTCTCACTCCCGCCCTATCTGACCGGAGACGAGGAGCTGGCCCGAGTTCCCATACCCGACGGCCTCGCCTTCTACTACCCGACCCTGGTCGCGCACGTGGTCTTCTCCTCGGTGGCGATGGTCACCGGCGTGTTCCAGGTCTGGCCGTGGTTCCGAGGCCGCTTCCGCGCGGCACACCGAGTTCTCGGCCGGGTCTACGTCCTCGCGGGCTGCCTGCCCGGCGGGATCACCGGCCTGGTGATCGCGATCCACACCCCGTTCGGCCCGGTGGCGCAGGTCAGCAGCAGCATTTTGGCGATCCTGTGGCTCGCCTTCACCATCAACGGCTTCCGAACTGCCCGTGCCCGGCGATTCGCCGATCACCGGGTGTGGATGATCCGCAGCTTCACCCTCACCATGTCGATCATCTCCAATCGGCTGTGGGGCGCCCTGGCCACGATCCTGTTGTCCCCGAGAGTCGACTCGACCTTCCAGGGCAGCCAGATCGCCTTCGATCATGCGATATCCGGGCTGGCCAACTGGTTGGGCTGGACGGTGCCGCTGTTCGCGGTCGAGGCCTGGCTGCAATGGGGACGACAGCGCTCCCGCCGCAACGCGAACCGAACGAGGACCTCGCAACGGTGA